In the genome of Bacteroides mediterraneensis, the window GACCGAAATCCCCTGCCCGGTAGCAAAGAGATAGTAGGTATCCCCCTGCTTGGCCAGCACCGGATCATGGGTCATTACCTTACTGATAGGAATGACGGATGAACTTTTCTCCGGCGAAGATGCATACGCCGTACTTACTACGGCCAGTAAAAAAAATGAAAAGAAGGTATGTTTCATAGACTTAATATAAATCAAATCACTACTTATAAAAAATGAGTAATTCTATAAACAAAATTACTCATTTTATCATTTTAATGTCACCTCACTAAAAATGAGTTACTTACTTTTCTTTCCCCAATAAGTCTTATAATTATCGCCATAGCCGGCATAAACAATTGTATGAGTTCTTGGAGAAGCCTCCCAATCTGTTTCACGCTGTAAATACAATTCAACACCGTTACTAAACGTCAAAGTAGATTTTGTGGCATCAAACGACCATGTCGTTCCTTTCCAAGGACCCTCTGTTACTGTATGGTCAGTTGCTAACGTCATTTGAGTAGAAGTTTTCTGGTTCCCATAAGAATAAGATAAATCTATATGCTCCCAGTTCCCGACTAATTCATTTTCAGTAATAGCAACTTGCGGTACCGCACCGTAACGTTCTGGCATTACAAGCGGCCAACCATCTTCTGTCCAACGGATAGAACGTACATGCCCCATCATCAAAGCATTGCTGTACGCATTACCTCCCACATTGGCGGGAAAACGACCTTGTGAAGCAAAGTACCAGTTACCGTTTCCATCATCAAACACACAACAATGAGAAATACCTACCCAGCCTTCACTGTTATTAAACTTATACGGATGAGTCACCACCGGAAGAATATCGCCCCCAACCGTAGTTACATCTGTACCGTCCATCCCCATATACGGACCTGAAATATTTGTAGCACGGGCTACACGGGTATTGTAAGGGATATCCAATGCATCATAAGCCAGGAACAAGTAATAATATCCATCATGGTAAATCAACTCCGGTCCTTCAGAACCTTGCCAACGGTTACCCATCTGACGAGTAGCTATCAGTTGACCATAAGCTGCAATATCATCACTGGTTCCCCAAGGATTAGGCAGGTCTGCTTTCACTTTACCGGTCTCTCCATCAAGTTCTACCAACGCAATGCCACTATGCCAAGAGCCATAGGCCAGATAATGTCTGCCATCTTCCGTAATAATATAGCTGGGGTCAATGGCATTCCATTTGTAATAGCAATTGCCCCAATCATCCGCAGCTACATGGAAATCAAGTCCCTTATCCGAAGCATTGGTAGTGACATAACCTTTATCCACCCAGCCCTCGTTATTGGCTGGATTGTCATTCTCCATCAATCCGATAAACGCGCGTTCACTCCATGTACCGTCCCCGCTCAATGTACCAGGACATACAATGGAGTAATACATGCGATAAAGCCCATTCCTAACTTTTCGCACACAAGGAGCCCAATAACCAAAATCAGCGGTATTGGGAGAGACACTCCCCAATCCCATCGTCTCACGAATTTCATTCAGCTTCGGAATTACCCAGTCGGGCAAGCTTTGCATAGTACCTCCCAAATATTCCCAATCTACCAGGTTTTTTGAACGACGTCCATGAAAGTGTCCACCTGCTGTATGTGCATTGCCATACGAAGCGTCTGTCTGATACATGTAATAATATCCATCTTCAGCCAATACAACTGTAGGATCATGTACATTACTGAGGTTCCATTGACCACGCTTAGACCAGTCGGCAATATTTACATAATTGTCTTCATAAGCTGGAGCCACATAAGACAGCAGTTGATCATCCAGGCTCTGATTTTCTGTAGTCACTGTAAGCACATCCGAGTAGGTATAACGGCTGTTGCCGTAAACATATGCCCGGACATAATAAGTTGTATTACCCATCAAACCTAAAATTGTAGCACTGAAATCTTCGCCTACCTCGACTACATTGTCATTGATAGTAGGATTTTGTGCGTTGGAACTATAGCAAAACCCTTTCTTAACAACAACTTCGACATTACCAGAGACTGACGAAATAACAGTCAATGAAGTTGCTGTCGTCGCAGTAACCTCAGGCGTAGCCACAGTCACCTCACCATTCTGATTATATTCGGGGGAGTCATTGTTATCAGAACAAGCTACAAACGTAAAAACAAGTAATAAAGATATCCAGAAAAACGATAATTTTTTCATTTAATTGGTTTTAAAGAACCATGCCTTTCCCTCCTTCTAATAAAGGGAGAAGGCATGGCATAATTGTTATTCAGCTCCAAAAATCAAATGGCAACCATCAACGGTCAGTGCAAAGTTCAGGTCACTGGAATCTACTGTATTAATGCCCAAATAATACTGGGTAGAAGTAGTTCCTGTTGTTCCCTGCATCACAGCCTGAACATCAGCTGTACCATTACCACAATTAGTCACATACACTGTCACCTTGGCTCCGTTCATACCTGCAAGCCAAGTAACCCAATCTGTTTGGCCTCCACTAGTCAGACAAGCAGCATATCCGTCACCCCATCCATAATTATCGGCACGAACTACTGCATACTCAGTAAGATCTTTCTTACGGAGAACAACCACATAATTGTTCCAGTTTCCAGCCAAACTGCTGTAATTGGTGAATGTGATAGACTTTGTTTCCCCTACAGGCACATTAAATTCATCAGAAAAAGCTCCCCAAAAAGCAGTAGAATTATCTTCAGCTCCTACTACAGCCGTACTATTGCTTACAGCCGAAGCTGTAGACTTGGAAACTGTAACGTCAACCTCTGCAGTAATTCCCTCATCAGCTGTAATGGTAACCTTATGAGAACCATCCTGAGCAGGGATAGTAGAGAAACTAAGTCTAGAATTATCCATCACTTTTGACTCGCCATTGACATAAGTGGCAGTAACAGCCATACCTGTCGGATCAAAAGCTAACGTACGGTTTGTCAAAGCCTCAGTAGCAGCCGAAGTATAATAATAATAATGCGTACGGGAAGGCTGAGTCGTTACCTGAATTGATGCAATCTTTTCCACTACTTCGAAAGCTGCATTCGCCACAATCGGTTGATCACAGTTCTCACCTTTAAATGTCTTATTATAAACAGCTACAAGTGTCTTTTCTCCCGCAGTATCCATATCAGGTATTGCCGTGAAACTGAGCTCGGATGCAGCAACAGTTTTTGTAACTCCCTCTTCAAATGTAATCAAAGCAGTTACATTGGCCATAGCATCCTCCAGTGTAGTGCCAACATTTACCTGATCGGGGACATTCTGCAATACCATTGAGACCGGATTCTTGTCCTCAGCAGAAGTACAACCACCTATTGGTTCAATGTTTGTCTGTTGGAAATCAATGTAAGAACCTTCCGGTACCAGGAAACAACGGATATTGGTATTACTTGCATCTGCATTCAAATTAACGAGAGCAGTTGGTTGAGTATAAGTCTTAGTAACTGTTCCATTTGTCATCGTTACACTGAATGATTCCGCATTAGTTCTGTCGACTACGAGTGTTACCTTTCCTCCGAGTTTATCAATACCTTCATCGGTATCGGTTTCAAAAGTAAGCGTACTTTCGACATAAGAGCGATCAATATAATCACCCCACTCAGAGTTTCCGGAAGGCTGGTTATCAAAACGTATTGCACCATACTCCTTATATCCGTCACTGTCACGATCCGCATCTGAACAGATTATCAGAGCAAAATTCTTATAAGTATTCGTCGCACTTGGATTAATGTGAAGATTGAACACTGCGTACCATTTCTGACCATCAGGTATTACATAATATTTAGAGAAAGCCGCCCACCAGCCACTTGAGTAATCAGTACTGCCAATAGTATATACATCTTCCATCATACCTTCAAGAACTATCTCATCCTGATTATCGTTCTTCGAATCCTCAATTTCCTGTATTTTATCGGAAAGCCAGTCGGGTGCATTTACATCAAAAAGCTCACCACCCTCACAACCAGTCAAAGCAGACATACCTAAAGCTAACGAAAAACAGGCTGATATTATGTTATTTGAATATTTCATTGTATTAAACATTAATAAGTAATTAATTTATCACAATCTCCTCTATCATATAAAAAGATTGTTTTGGAATATCTCTACTTACTTAAATCCACAACCGGACGTACTTTCCATCCATTCTCACGGAAATAAGTTGAATTGTCTGTGCTATAATTAGCAGAGTTTCCCTCCAAATTCGGATTATTGTTAGTCAGCGTCTGAACAATAGGTAAAAACTCATGTCCTTGAATATAGGTATCATAAGAACACTTCAATTCCGAATCTGTTGCTATATCACTATAACTTACAGGTTCTTTCACACCTTCGATTGAACGACGAAAAGTTCCATGCTCCTTAAGTTGCTGAAGGCGACCACTATCATAGAAAAATCCCCAGCGAATAAGGTCGAAACCACGTCCAAACTCACATCCAAATTCTTTTGGCCTTTCTACATTTGCAATTTGTTCAAAAAGTTTATCAGCAGTATCAAAATCGGCAAGTTTCAAATCCGGCAAATCAACACGATTACGCACTTCATTAATCCAATCGATAGCCTGCTGAGTAGGACCGTTTACTTCGTTTTCACACTCTGCTGCACGAAGCAATACATCTGAATAACGCATTAGACGCAAATTGATTCCATCATGCAAACCTGTAACAACAGTACTATAAAGGCCCGTACGAAGATTTGTGAATTTAGCAATAGGCAAACCTCCATAAATATTATTGGTCACAATGTTATCTGTAGCCGAAAGCTGATTCGTATAAGCTACATTTCCATACTCAAAATCTTCCCACTCGGCCTCATAAGTACCGATAGTCCAATAAAGGCGAGGATCAAGTTTATTGTCTGTTGTACGTTCTTCTTTAAAAAGATGATATAACCACGGGGAAGCCGAGATATCAGCCCATCCACCATAATTACCAGGAGCAAAGTTACTTTCTATTGCAGAACCCTGAGTTGCATTAGGACTTGTATTTACCGGCGTCCATTCATCATCTGTACCTTGTGAACCATAATCAAGGAATTGTATCTCAAACAGACTCTCATCATTGTTTTCATAAGCAGAGCCTTCACGGAAGTTATCACCATAGTTATCCATCAACCTATAAGTACCATACTTCTTTGCAATAATATCTTTAAGTACGGTAAGTGCTTCACTAAATTTATGGCGTACCATCAACGTACGGGCGTAGTAGCCAGCCGCAGCTCCACACGTAGCGCGCCCTCCAGCCCACTCGCCACCTTCATCACGAGAGGGTAACAACTCCATAGCTTCCAAAAAATCCTTTTCTACCTGATCAAGAACCTCATCATAAGTGCTGTTGGCCCCATAAAGCCCATCCAATGAAGAATAAGTGTCATAATCTGTAATTAACGGCGGATTCTGATAGTATCCAGCCAGATTATAGTATGATAATCCACGCAAGAAAAGAGCTTGCCCTTTGATCAATTTCATATTCTCAGAAAGTTGTGTGTCATCTTCTCCACAACGAGACAAGATGAAATTACAAACGTTTATGGTATAGTACCATTCACGCCATGGCCAGAATGCAATATCTGATGTAACTTCTACATTAAGGTCGTCAAATGGCAAATACCAAACTTGTGATGAGTTCCAAGCCTCATCTCCACGGCATACGTCGATAGTGTAACCCACACGTGCATACGATCCTTCCATACGAATGTGATTATATGCAGCAATAACACATTCCTCTAAATCATCGGCATCAAAACCGAAAGTGCTTGAAGTCTGCTGATTGGGATTGATTAAATCCAATCTATCACTACAGGAAGACAGAGTACCAAATCCCAAAATGAGAGCAAGTGAATATATATTAAGTTTCATACGATATTTTTTTAGTATTAAGATACAGAATAGCTATTAGAATGTAAAATGTACGCCACACATAAATGTACGTGCAGTAGGATAAGAGCAGAAGTTATATCCAGGAGTGAAAGTTCCACCTGCATAGTCCACATTATAACCTTTATAACCTGTGAATGTGTAAAGATTCTGTGCCGACACATACAGACGCACATCTGAGATGTATTTACCAAACCACTTATCAGGGAAATTATATCCCAACTCTACATTGGCAATTTTCCAATAAGCAGCGTTCTGAATCTTACGAGAACTGAACAAATCATTCCATGCCAAACTTGCGCTGTTAGTTATATATGTACGTGGAACATCAGACAAATAGGTCGTTCCATCTTCACTAAAGCGGTTAGCATCCAACATAGCTACCTCCTTGTTGCTCCATCCGTAACAAGAGTTGAGTGAGTTATATATGTCATCGCTCACATGATAATTCAGTGCACCATAAGTAGCAATACTTAAATCAAATCCCTTATACTCGAAACGTGCATTAAGACCAAAGTTTATTTTAGGTAGACCGCTTCCCAGCACCACTCTATCGTCGGTATCTATTCTCCCGTCATCATTTATATCCTTATATAAGCAGTCGCCCACATTGGCTCCTTCCTGAACAGCATGGTTATCAAGGTCTTCTTGAGTACGTGCAATTCCTTCATAAACATAACCATAAAACTGACCTATTTCCTGCCCAACGTAAGTGATGTAATCACCCGTTAAATAATAATCCGTACCAAATCCCAACGAAGTTACCCGGTTCTTTAACGTACTGAGGTTTGCGGACACCTCGTATTTAAAAGGATGATCGTGATTACGATAAGTAGCAGAAAACTCAAAACCTGAATTTTCCATAGAAGCTGCATTCATTGTAACTGTCGTATTTGAAACTCCAGCTTGTTCTGGAACTGGTACAGAATACAACAAATCTGTACTCGTATTCTTATACCACTCAGCCGTAAATTCTAAACGATTGTTGAATAAGGCCAAATCTATACCTGCGTTATACGTTTTCTTCTTTTCCCATGACAAATTGTTATCCACGAAAGTAGAAATAGCAGAGCCTGTTACAGGCGAATTATTGAAACTGTATGTCATGTTATTTCGCGACATAGTAGCCTGATACATGTATTCACCGATATTTTCATTACCCAGTTCACCATAGCTACCACGAACTTTGAACATGTTTACGACCTCAGGGTTGAAAGGGAAGAAACTTTCTTTATCAAAACGCCAACCTACAGATACAGAAGGGAATGTACCCCAACGAATACCACTAGACAAACGAGAACTAGCATCTCTACGTACTGTAGCAGAGAACAAATATCTGTCATCGTAATTATAGTTTACACGACCAATGTAAGACAAGATAGCATGTTTATACTCATAACTGCTTGAATAGGTATCTGAGCCGTTCTGAAGCTGTAAGAAATAAGGTTCAGTATAGTTTAATCCCCATCCTGTAAGTAAATCTGTATTTTCTTCCTCGTAGGTCTGACCTGCGACAATATTGATATGATGTTTGCCTATTGTCCCATCATAAGTAAGAATGTTCTCAATAAGCGCATCTGAATAGTCACGAGAAGCCTTTTCCAGACGTTCATTACTCTTCGCCAAATACACACGATTACTCTGTATCCAGGAAGGAATCCAAGTAAAATCTTTACAATGAGTCTTACTATAAGACAAATTAATCTTATAGTTTAACTTATGATTTTTACTATCAATGCCAAACATTTTAAGAATATCTACGTCAGCAGATCCTGTACCTACAAAACGATCCACACGTGTATTACGCTGTAGCAGATTATTAATCAGCAATGGATTAGATGCAGAGATATCTCCATGTATGTCATCATAGTATACACCATAGCCATAAGCATCATAATTATAATCACTCGCCGCACCTACTTTATCATCAAGAACCCATGTTGATGAATCGTACGCCTTGATAGTCGGCTGCATAAGTAAGGTACCACGCAAAACATTGGTTACATCGCCATACAATCCTTGAACGTATTCAGAAGCATTGGACAAACTCATATTATCCTGATCGGAATGAGAATAAACAACACTTGTTTGGAACTTCACGAATTTAGTATCCATAGTATTATTGACACGTGCAGTAAAACGTTCATAGTTCGGTCCTGCACCTTCAAGTGTTCCTTTTTGGTTGAAATAATCCAACGATACGTTATAAGTACTACGTGCGCTACCGCCTGAAAGGTTTACGTTATGATTCTGACGAATACCCGTTTTAAATACTTCATCAAACCAGTCGGTATCTGTATCATCCATAAATTTATATCTACCAGTCGTACTGTCAAGACTATATCCTCCCGGCAATGGGGTATTGGAGTTTAAGCAAGCCTGACCAATAAATTGGCTATACTGATCGGCATTCATTACATCATAAATACCTTTAGAAATATTATCAACGCCAAAATATCCATTATAATCTACTTTCAAAGGCTGATCTTTCTTACCACGCTTTGTAGTAATAATTACCACTCCATTAGCTGCACGAGAACCATATATAGCCGCTGCAGAAGCATCTTTCAAAACCTGAATTGTCTCAATATCATTTGAAGAGAAATCACGGATAGAAGTACCCATTGGCACACCATCTATTACATACAGTGGAGAAGTGTCACCAAAAGAGCCTATACCTCGAATACGTACTGTGGGGTCTGCTCCAGGCTGACCATCTGAAGTAACTTGTACACCTGCTACCTTTCCTTCGAGCATGGAAGATATATTAGAATGGGAAACCTGCTTCAAAGCTTCCGTATCAACGACTGCTACAGATCCTGTCAAATCAGACTTCTTTTGCGTTCCATAACCTACCACTACCACTTGTTCAAGCATAAAATCATCACTCTGCAGCTGAATAGGTTCAAGAGTAGACCGGTTGCGAACAGCAACTTCACGTTCCTTATAACCCACATAACTGACCAACAGGACAGCATTACCAGGTACTTCCAGCTGGAAATTTCCATCCAAATCGGTAGTTGTTCCAGTCGAAGTGTTTTTCACCCGAATAGTAGCACCCAATAGGGGCTCACCTTGTTCATCGACTACTTGACCACGAACCTTGATGGCTGGTGATTGTGCTACAGCAGCCATAGCGGAAATAGGATAGACCGCGGTACTCCCCAAAGCACACAAGCCAAGCATTGCGGAAAAAATCAATTGTTTTTTCATTTTTAATGGTATTAAATTTAGATTGTTAAATTAACTGAATTTTATATCTAACAGTATAGATTCACATTGGTCAATTACATCATATTATCGTCCCCATCATTACAACTCCAAAATAAGATTTTACATGACCACGTAAAACAGGAAACTTTATATGCCGCTTATAACCTTAGCAGCAATTTTCTGGTTATGTCTCATAGTATCTAATGTTTTAATAAATAACAAATCGTTTTTATAGTGTTTCAAAAGTAAGAAACCCTATAAAAACATAGGTGGACAAACGGACTTTATAGGTGGATAAATAAAAACGAGAGAGTAAACGGTTGGAATGCAACGAATTCGCACAGTCTTCTTTCCCCTTATAAAAGCGAACTACGACCCAATCAACATTTGCATATTGATAAAAAAGTATGGTCCCTTCCAAATTGCAGAAGATATTTCTGCATCATCCCTCACATGAATGATGCAGAAATAACTATTTATCTACTTAATTTCCTTCCAACATACCACTCGGAGTCACATTAAAATGCTTCGTAAAACAACGTGTAAAGTACTTCGGATCATTGAATCCCACTTCAT includes:
- a CDS encoding RagB/SusD family nutrient uptake outer membrane protein — encoded protein: MKLNIYSLALILGFGTLSSCSDRLDLINPNQQTSSTFGFDADDLEECVIAAYNHIRMEGSYARVGYTIDVCRGDEAWNSSQVWYLPFDDLNVEVTSDIAFWPWREWYYTINVCNFILSRCGEDDTQLSENMKLIKGQALFLRGLSYYNLAGYYQNPPLITDYDTYSSLDGLYGANSTYDEVLDQVEKDFLEAMELLPSRDEGGEWAGGRATCGAAAGYYARTLMVRHKFSEALTVLKDIIAKKYGTYRLMDNYGDNFREGSAYENNDESLFEIQFLDYGSQGTDDEWTPVNTSPNATQGSAIESNFAPGNYGGWADISASPWLYHLFKEERTTDNKLDPRLYWTIGTYEAEWEDFEYGNVAYTNQLSATDNIVTNNIYGGLPIAKFTNLRTGLYSTVVTGLHDGINLRLMRYSDVLLRAAECENEVNGPTQQAIDWINEVRNRVDLPDLKLADFDTADKLFEQIANVERPKEFGCEFGRGFDLIRWGFFYDSGRLQQLKEHGTFRRSIEGVKEPVSYSDIATDSELKCSYDTYIQGHEFLPIVQTLTNNNPNLEGNSANYSTDNSTYFRENGWKVRPVVDLSK
- a CDS encoding TonB-dependent receptor, with translation MKKQLIFSAMLGLCALGSTAVYPISAMAAVAQSPAIKVRGQVVDEQGEPLLGATIRVKNTSTGTTTDLDGNFQLEVPGNAVLLVSYVGYKEREVAVRNRSTLEPIQLQSDDFMLEQVVVVGYGTQKKSDLTGSVAVVDTEALKQVSHSNISSMLEGKVAGVQVTSDGQPGADPTVRIRGIGSFGDTSPLYVIDGVPMGTSIRDFSSNDIETIQVLKDASAAAIYGSRAANGVVIITTKRGKKDQPLKVDYNGYFGVDNISKGIYDVMNADQYSQFIGQACLNSNTPLPGGYSLDSTTGRYKFMDDTDTDWFDEVFKTGIRQNHNVNLSGGSARSTYNVSLDYFNQKGTLEGAGPNYERFTARVNNTMDTKFVKFQTSVVYSHSDQDNMSLSNASEYVQGLYGDVTNVLRGTLLMQPTIKAYDSSTWVLDDKVGAASDYNYDAYGYGVYYDDIHGDISASNPLLINNLLQRNTRVDRFVGTGSADVDILKMFGIDSKNHKLNYKINLSYSKTHCKDFTWIPSWIQSNRVYLAKSNERLEKASRDYSDALIENILTYDGTIGKHHINIVAGQTYEEENTDLLTGWGLNYTEPYFLQLQNGSDTYSSSYEYKHAILSYIGRVNYNYDDRYLFSATVRRDASSRLSSGIRWGTFPSVSVGWRFDKESFFPFNPEVVNMFKVRGSYGELGNENIGEYMYQATMSRNNMTYSFNNSPVTGSAISTFVDNNLSWEKKKTYNAGIDLALFNNRLEFTAEWYKNTSTDLLYSVPVPEQAGVSNTTVTMNAASMENSGFEFSATYRNHDHPFKYEVSANLSTLKNRVTSLGFGTDYYLTGDYITYVGQEIGQFYGYVYEGIARTQEDLDNHAVQEGANVGDCLYKDINDDGRIDTDDRVVLGSGLPKINFGLNARFEYKGFDLSIATYGALNYHVSDDIYNSLNSCYGWSNKEVAMLDANRFSEDGTTYLSDVPRTYITNSASLAWNDLFSSRKIQNAAYWKIANVELGYNFPDKWFGKYISDVRLYVSAQNLYTFTGYKGYNVDYAGGTFTPGYNFCSYPTARTFMCGVHFTF
- a CDS encoding arabinan endo-1,5-alpha-L-arabinosidase, with product MKKLSFFWISLLLVFTFVACSDNNDSPEYNQNGEVTVATPEVTATTATSLTVISSVSGNVEVVVKKGFCYSSNAQNPTINDNVVEVGEDFSATILGLMGNTTYYVRAYVYGNSRYTYSDVLTVTTENQSLDDQLLSYVAPAYEDNYVNIADWSKRGQWNLSNVHDPTVVLAEDGYYYMYQTDASYGNAHTAGGHFHGRRSKNLVDWEYLGGTMQSLPDWVIPKLNEIRETMGLGSVSPNTADFGYWAPCVRKVRNGLYRMYYSIVCPGTLSGDGTWSERAFIGLMENDNPANNEGWVDKGYVTTNASDKGLDFHVAADDWGNCYYKWNAIDPSYIITEDGRHYLAYGSWHSGIALVELDGETGKVKADLPNPWGTSDDIAAYGQLIATRQMGNRWQGSEGPELIYHDGYYYLFLAYDALDIPYNTRVARATNISGPYMGMDGTDVTTVGGDILPVVTHPYKFNNSEGWVGISHCCVFDDGNGNWYFASQGRFPANVGGNAYSNALMMGHVRSIRWTEDGWPLVMPERYGAVPQVAITENELVGNWEHIDLSYSYGNQKTSTQMTLATDHTVTEGPWKGTTWSFDATKSTLTFSNGVELYLQRETDWEASPRTHTIVYAGYGDNYKTYWGKKSK